One window of the Dioscorea cayenensis subsp. rotundata cultivar TDr96_F1 chromosome 24, TDr96_F1_v2_PseudoChromosome.rev07_lg8_w22 25.fasta, whole genome shotgun sequence genome contains the following:
- the LOC120252883 gene encoding pathogenesis-related protein 1C-like — protein sequence MAFPKKFAFFLACIRILAMADKTLAQNEQGAYLGGQNQARKEVNLDPLIWDDDVASYAQNYTNQRISDCRLIHSHGPYGENLFWGSWTGYNAYDAVYSWVNAEKPYYNYTSNTCQEGKVCGHYTQVVSRRSIRIGCGRTNCYNGGVIMCCSYDPPGNVVGRRPY from the coding sequence atggcCTTTCCCAAAAAGTTTGCTTTCTTCTTGGCATGTATCAGGATTCTAGCCATGGCTGACAAAACCCTAGCTCAAAACGAACAAGGAGCCTACCTCGGAGGCCAGAACCAAGCTCGTAAAGAGGTCAATCTCGATCCACTGATATGGGATGATGACGTGGCTTCTTATGCTCAGAATTACACCAACCAAAGGATCAGTGATTGCAGGTTAATCCACTCTCATGGGCCTTATGGCGAGAACCTCTTCTGGGGGTCTTGGACTGGGTACAATGCATATGATGCTGTGTATTCATGGGTCAATGCAGAAAAACCATATTATAACTACACCAGCAATACCTGCCAAGAAGGGAAGGTATGTGGACATTACACACAAGTAGTTTCAAGAAGATCAATTAGAATTGGGTGTGGTCGAACAAATTGTTACAATGGTGGCGTCATCATGTGCTGTAGCTATGACCCTCCAGGGAATGTTGTCGGAAGACGCCCATATTGA
- the LOC120252856 gene encoding pathogenesis-related protein 1-like yields the protein MCSMAISKLALCLACIMVRLAMTKQTLAQNSAQDFINPHNSARSAVGVGQVTWDATVAAYAQNYANQRIGDCQLVHSGGPYGENIFWGSGAEFTAADAVNSWVSEKQYYDYASNTCAAGKQCGHYTQVVWRSSTSIGCARVKCNSGAIFIICNYKPAGNIVGQWPY from the coding sequence atgTGCTCCATGGCCATCTCTAAGCTTGCACTATGCTTGGCATGCATCATGGTACGTCTAGCCATGACAAAACAAACCCTAGCACAAAACTCAGCTCAAGACTTCATCAATCCTCACAATTCAGCTCGTAGCGCAGTCGGTGTCGGTCAGGTGACATGGGATGCCACCGTCGCAGCCTATGCTCAGAACTACGCCAACCAAAGGATTGGTGACTGTCAGTTGGTCCACTCCGGCGGCCCTTACGGTGAGAATATCTTCTGGGGCTCCGGAGCTGAGTTCACGGCGGCAGACGCTGTGAACTCTTGGGTGTCGGAGAAACAGTACTATGATTATGCTAGCAACACTTGCGCTGCCGGAAAACAGTGTGGGCATTATACTCAGGTAGTGTGGAGGAGTTCGACGAGCATCGGTTGTGCTCGTGTGAAGTGCAACAGTGGTGCCATCTTCATCATTTGCAACTATAAGCCGGCCGGAAATATCGTTGGCCAGTGGCCTTAttga
- the LOC120252888 gene encoding uncharacterized protein LOC120252888 — MGSSGRAHPFFSQVPLIKKKDDTWLFCVDYIALNAVTIKDRFPIMTVEELLDEITGARIFPSRTSIRGTISPDWESHLQYLHEVFTQLQVHQLFARLSKCEFGCTTLAPLTDLLRKDAFVWTTSTTQAFKRLQEALMHTRVLQLPDFNIPFIVQTDASGTGIVSDRDPVFMSGFWRELFRLHDTLLSTSSAYHPQTDGQTEPYRQSSLARRSSVKLSRCFFGPFQVLEKLGAVAYRLALLDTVRLHNVFHVSKLKKFVGDPSAMLNPLLDEFLHWLC, encoded by the exons ATGGGATCATCCGGCCGAGCACATCCGTTCTTTTCCCAGGTGCCACTCATTAAGAAAAAGGACGATACCTGGCTTTTCTGTGTTGATTACATAGCTTTAAATGCAGTGACTATTAAAGATCGGTTTCCTATTATGACAGTGGAAGAGCTTTTGGACGAGATCACCGGTGCTCGCATTTTTCCAAGCCGGACCTCCATACGGGGTACCATAAG TCCCGATTGGGAATCACATCTACAATACCTTCACGAGGTCTTTACCCAATTACAGGTTCATCAGCTGTTCGCGAGGCTCTCCAAGTGTGAATTCGGATGCACTACTCTGG CTCCTTTAACAGACCTGCTCCGGAAGGATGCTTTTGTGTGGACAACATCAACTACACAGGCTTTCAAACGATTACAGGAGGCGTTGATGCATACCCGAGTTCTTCAATTGCCAGACTTCAACATTCCTTTTATTGTCCAGACTGATGCATCAGGAACAGGG ATTGTGTCCGATCGAGATCCGGTGTTCATGTCTGGATTCTGGCGGGAATTATTTCGCCTTCACGATACATTGCTTTCCACGAGTAGTgcttaccatccgcaaacggATGGCCAAACCGAG CCGTATAGGCAATCCTCTTTGGCGCGAAGATCCTCCGTTAAATTGTCTCGTTGTTTCTTTGGGCCTTTCCAAGTCCTGGAGAAATTGGGTGCAGTTGCCTATAGATTAGCACTCCTAGATACAGTTAGACTACATAATGTGTTTCATGTCTCAAAATTAAAGAAGTTTGTGGGAGATCCTTCAGCAATGCTAAATCCATTGCTTGACGAATTTTTACATTGGCTGTGCTAA
- the LOC120252798 gene encoding L-type lectin-domain containing receptor kinase SIT2-like, whose protein sequence is MQQLKLVLLWALMAEVATSATVDSFIFTNGFTGSKLVLDGLASITENGLLRLTNDTKQSTGHAIYPTSFNFLQPSTGTAVACDHYILGWSFKLNGLVPEALNISTLPSLPEHTAIKEKAKYPITIWLTAVGSVVLLTSVVVVVMFIIMRRRRIKFAELVEDWERQYGPHRFSYKTLFTATKGFKDKQLLGVGGFGKVYKGVLPKSNTEVAVKRISHESMQGMREFVAEIVTLGRLRHRNLVQLLGYSRRKGELLLVYNYMPNGSLGEFLHCNDKPALNWSQRLHIIKGVASGLQYLHEDWEQVVIHRDIKANNVLLDSELNGKLGDFGLARLYDHDMDPQTTQVAGTMGYIAPELARTGRPTTLTDVFAFGVFVSEVACGRRPIDFKLKGDNQIVLVDWVLENWKKGTVLDSIDQRLGDEYIVDEMKLVLELGLLCSHPLPALRPSMKQVVQCLNGDAQLPPLSSLAFSNFDLLALQQNEGFDKYVLSYPSSSIPTSESNNADSRSISIEEQSM, encoded by the exons ATGCAACAGCTCAAATTAGTTCTTCTATGGGCCCTCATGGCAGAGGTAGCAACTTCGGCCACTGTTGATAGCTTCATCTTCACCAATGGATTCACCGGCAGCAAACTTGTACTGGATGGACTAGCATCGATCACTGAAAATGGCCTTTTGAGGCTCACTAATGACACCAAACAATCAACGGGACATGCCATCTATCCAACATCATTTAACTTTCTCCAACCTTCAACAG GCACTGCTGTGGCCTGTGATCACTACATACTTGGTTGGAGTTTTAAGCTGAATGGATTAGTACCTGAAGCTCTAAATATTTCTACACTGCCTTCTCTCCCTGAACATACAGCAATCAAGGAAAAAGCAAAGTATCCGATAACAATATGGTTGACTGCTGTTGGGTCCGTGGTCTTGTTAACAAGCGTGGTTGTAGTAGTTATGTTTATCATtatgaggagaagaaggatcAAGTTTGCAGAGCTGGTTGAAGACTGGGAGCGCCAATATGGTCCCCATCGTTTCTCATACAAAACTTTGTTCACGGCCACAAAAGGATTCAAGGACAAACAGCTTCTTGGAGTTGGAGGATTTGGAAAAGTCTACAAAGGAGTGCTGCCCAAATCCAATACTGAGGTTGCTGTGAAAAGAATATCTCATGAATCAATGCAAGGGATGAGAGAGTTCGTAGCTGAGATAGTAACACTAGGCCGGCTCCGGCACCGCAACTTGGTTCAGCTCCTCGGGTACAGCCGGAGAAAAGGAGAGCTTCTCTTGGTCTATAACTACATGCCTAATGGCAGCCTTGGTGAATTCCTCCATTGCAACGATAAGCCAGCTCTAAACTGGTCTCAGAGATTGCATATCATCAAAGGAGTGGCTTCTGGCCTTCAATACTTGCATGAAGATTGGGAGCAAGTAGTAATACACAGAGACATAAAGGCCAACAATGTGTTGCTAGATAGCGAATTGAATGGCAAATTAGGAGACTTCGGTCTCGCGAGACTCTACGATCATGATATGGACCCTCAAACAACACAAGTGGCCGGAACTATGGGGTATATTGCGCCGGAGCTTGCTAGAACTGGAAGACCAACTACACTGACTGATGTTTTTGCCTTTGGAGTTTTTGTGTCAGAGGTTGCATGCGGAAGGAGACCTATAGACTTCAAGTTAAAAGGTGATAATCAGATTGTGCTGGTGGATTGGGTGCTAGAGAATTGGAAAAAGGGAACAGTTCTTGATAGCATAGACCAGAGGTTGGGAGATGAGTACATTGTGGATGAGATGAAGCTTGTGTTGGAGCTTGGGTTGTTATGTTCTCATCCATTGCCAGCATTAAGGCCAAGCATGAAGCAAGTGGTTCAGTGTTTGAATGGTGATGCCCAATTGCCACCACTGTCGTCTCTTGCTTTCTCAAACTTTGACCTCCTAGCATTGCAGCAAAATGAAGGGTTTGATAAGTATGTGTTATCATATCCCAGCTCTAGCATTCCTACATCTGAAAGCAATAATGCGGATTCCAGATCCATAAGCATTGAAGAACAGAGTATgtga